The following proteins are co-located in the Apium graveolens cultivar Ventura chromosome 5, ASM990537v1, whole genome shotgun sequence genome:
- the LOC141660444 gene encoding uncharacterized protein LOC141660444 — MSTPVIPMSSNQPQMISSSAYPVLTYPAQARTFNMNMKDAIQSPDVVSGTLSVNSISAKVLIDSGATRSFISRSFVDKLNYETQLLPEPLSIILANQDGVYVNHVCPHCKIEIAGHVFPANLIPFQLGEFDVILEMDWLTNFSMQIDCRNKKVVLCTPEGKRVTFNGHKQARTFLTSMQAKKLIRKGCEVYLAYVVDKSKEVSNPQDIPVVRDLPDIFPEELPGLPPERQI, encoded by the coding sequence ATGTCAACTCCAGTAATTCCAATGTCTTCCAACCAACCTCAGATGATATCATCTTCGGCTTACCCTGTTTTGACTTATCCAGCTCaggcaagaacttttaacatgaatATGAAAGATGCAATTCAAAGTCCAGATGTCGTGTCAGGTACGCTTTCCGTGAATTCCATTAGTGctaaagtattaattgattctggagccacGAGATCTTTTATTTCGAGATCATTTGTTGATAAACTGAATTATGAAACCCAATTGTTGCCTGAACCTTTATCCATTATCTTAGCTAATCAGGATGGAGTGTATGTCAATCATGTTTGTCCTCATTGTAAAATAGAGATAGCCGGACATGTTTTCCCTGCAAACCTTATACCTTTCCAATTAGGCGAATTTGATGTGATCCTAGAAATGGATTGGTTGACTAATTTCAGTATGCAGATAGATTGTAGGAATAAGAAGGTAGTATTATGTACACCTGAAGGTAAAAGAGTGACGTTTAACGGCCATAAGCAAGCGCGGACATTTCTCACCTCGATGCAAGCAAAGAAGTTGATTCGAAAAGGATGTGAAGTGTATTTAGCATATGTAGTTGACAAAAGTAAAGAAGTTTCTAATCCACAAGACATTCCAGTGGTACGAGATTTACCAGACATTTTTCCGGAAGAGCTTCCTGGTTTACCCCCAGAACGTCAAATATAA